The Paramisgurnus dabryanus chromosome 1, PD_genome_1.1, whole genome shotgun sequence genome includes a window with the following:
- the LOC135749866 gene encoding Schwann cell myelin protein-like has translation MDKLILLFFLLQGVWCGDWSVSLPEKIEALSGSCVTINCRFDIHSEYDKDLTDSAAGVWLKDGTDFSKNVVFYSNRINLYFKGEITGKLISKDCTTIFFNITSNYSGGFFFRIEGNGELKWIYRQKSVSINVMDSPPNPTVQMFKDQMEVEVQEVLEGSSMCLRCSAKTLCSSSPPTLTWSSTDRLHLNESSRLQLDHQNQTEIISDLNFTATHLQHGVTFICTITYQLQQRNATAQSYITLRVQYAPKISLFSCNRTDVTVCLCEAHGNPSPKVEWFLSGRPVSNSTNTFISEERLSKTDLRSFISLHQSLTHTDTLKCVTINTHGNASKQIQLVFCSQEMTNCQQTLIPLLIILTLILILYVLTVGFALYRIRQLSSKLKVHKDAGTYASRQLSDSGSDYEIMNMKKDDTQ, from the exons ATGGATAaacttattcttttattttttttgttacaaG GTGTTTGGTGTGGAGATTGGAGCGTCAGTCTGCCAGAGAAGATTGAAGCTCTGAGTGGATCCTGTGTGACCATAAACTGCAGATTTGATATTCATAGTGAATATGACAAAGATCTCACTGACAGTGCTGCAGGGGTGTGGCTTAAAGATGGGACTGACTTCTCAAAAAATGTAGTGTTTTACTCCAACAGGATCAATCTCTATTTTAAAGGGGAAATAACTGGAAAATTAATAAGCAAGGACTGTACCACCATCTTTTTtaacattacttcaaattacAGTGGGGGGTTTTTCTTTAGGATTGAGGGTAATGGTGAACTAAAATGGATCTATAGACAAAAATCTGTTTCAATAAATGTGATGG ACTCTCCTCCCAATCCCACAGTTCAGATGTTTAAGGATCAGATGGAGGTTGAGGTTCAGGAGGTGTTAGAGGGGAGCTCTATGTGTCTGCGCTGCTCTGCTAAGACTCTCTGCTCCTCTTCTCCACCAACTCTCACATGGAGCTCCACTGACAGACTCCACCTCAATGAGAGCAGCAGACTACAGCTGGATCACCAGAATCAAACTGAGATCATCTCTGATCTGAACTTCACTGCAACTCACCTTCAACATGGAGTCACTTTCATCTGCACTATAACCTACCAGCTACAGCAGAGGAACGCAACAGCACAGAGCTACATCACGTTACGTGTTCAGT ATGCACCCAAAATCTCTCTCTTCAGCTGTAACAGAACTGATGtaactgtgtgtttgtgtgaggcTCATGGGAATCCCTCTCCTAAAGTGGAGTGGTTTCTATCTGGACGTCCTGTCAGTAACTCTACAAACACATTCATCAGTGAGGAGCGATTGAGCAAAACAGACTTGAGGAGCTTCATTTCTCTCCATCAGTCacttacacacacagacactctGAAGTGTGTCACCATCAACACTCACGGAAATGCCAGTAAACAGATTCAACTGGTTTTTTGTTCTCAGGAGATGACAA ATTGTCAACAGACTTTAATTCCACTCCTGATCATCTTAACACTGATTCTTATCCTGTATGTTCTGACTGTTGGATTTGCCCTTTACAGAATTAGACA ATTGAGCAGCAAGCTGAAG gttCACAAAGATGCAGGCACATATGCTTCTCGTCAGCTCTCTGATTCAGGGTCTGATTATGAGATTATGAATATGAAGAAAGATGACAcacaataa